The Malassezia japonica chromosome 5, complete sequence genome contains a region encoding:
- a CDS encoding uncharacterized protein (COG:G; COG:M; EggNog:ENOG503NWNT), whose protein sequence is MNAYPAELVVQLHPFLLVSGLVGERAGDASKVARLPHPVTTHPEVCKALVVALGRRSKHRVWQPPSSAPRMHTALVDYAYVYPPAKVRAGGQSASEVARRALASLPPRSPLSPLQVGGPLFPDGILAPAWIRKHSEYLPAVHLVCMCLPIAQGATLADDVAVIDAMTEARQLGAVRGIRVAVVLLCPASALARSDMDARLAHIRRAAGLEGRGSLFVLSAETADVEPFVQNVERALHGTAVEYYKERARHVRRNRARYPPPPSVAQPILAAAGAAGALKPGPAAFLAPEGWAVRTAAKLGTFAEMQGDLAEALSHYTEAYEHLMQACLANTKILAPRTKRWAEAKVLADTLSFKMVKLHLYKQGVTQGLHQFTRHIQRVAELSAGWGIGTTTYEFWSWLAKQFQLLGDLVQQATHPPDDTRALQLGGAPADALLSGPGTHMYHAALCTMERAARFRAVSDEKAELPTYANEAQVDHTALVVEMLGSAYEAYRHAQLVRHAHLAAARIALVYAAAGLHQDALPYLERALRWYRRDRWAVPRFLLVGHTAQTALALDDKRAALPYLLEMAQPVPKEARDVQQKSIAALLPLLAGADKDAPAMALEPGAAGLLDVQATFARQTSRTDTAVPFQLVFTPTTDLASFHFALLRVYVYGRATPLFSVRLGGETHTADLGTIPGDATTESACTLDVRRRAILTGALQCAEAGPLVLSNTIFTLDTAVGQADLSIDIARGAPQWVLPTGTIPLPPCAEPRGVHIEAPPPTLEMQVPPALLAGEVAPLAIEIGAPLVRGVIVLPPETVEAGAAFLNEAGERFDTAEQPTPHQHRLGAQTSKVWIRAPQSAGTLRIRLYGVASPELDALPTTHIDRLIAVTPAFGVRVHTQWTPGAAPRAGRLTTEVCYLGPTPLVLHGASVDADGSLEAGAPLGAASDAPWETNDTAVWVTPFKERVGSVDGTASLVMRWRRSPDAPLGTTRLLLASLTPPAVPPVQLQIRAPGRATLQDVATVEIVVANCSSHARDILVEVEQGDAFLLAGARRKHLFMLMPNETRTTRVQLMARHAGLHPLPKVRAYELRPQSEPITLGVPLPGVLEVV, encoded by the coding sequence ATGAATGCGTACCCCGCGGAGCTCGTGGTGCAGCTGCACCCCTTTCTCCTCGTCTCGGGGCTGGTAGGCGAGCGTGCTGGGGATGCAAGCAAGGTGGCGCGGCTGCCGCATCCGGTGACGACGCATCCTGAAGTTTgcaaggcgctcgtggTCGCGTTGGGGCGCCGCTCCAAGCACCGCGTCTGGCAGCCCCCGtcgagtgcgccgcgcatgcacacggcgctcgtcgactaTGCATACGTCTATCCTCCGGCAAAGGTCAGGGCGGGAGGACagtcggcgagcgaggttgcgcggcgcgcgctcgcctcgctgccaccgcgctcgccgctctCGCCGCTACAGGTGGGGGGGCCGCTCTTCCCGGACGGCATCCTGGCGCCCGCGTGGATCCGCAAGCACTCCGAGTACTTGCCGGCGGTGCACCTCGTGTGTATGTGTCTGCCGATTGCACagggcgcgacgctcgccgacgacgtcgcggTCATCGACGCGatgaccgaggcgcggcagctcggcgcggtccGTGGCATCCGTGTAGCGGTCGTGCTGCTGTGCCCTGCGAGTGCCTTGGCACGCTCAGACATGGATGCGCGGCTTGCGCATatacgtcgcgccgccggtctCGAGGGGCGGGGGTCGCTCTTTGTCCTCAGCGCCGAGACGGCGGACGTCGAGCCGTTTGTGCAAAACGTCGAGCGGGCTCTGCACGGCACGGCTGTAGAGTATTACAAAgagcgcgcacggcacgtCCGCCGCAACCGCGCTCGCtatccgccgccgccgtcggtcgCACAGCCGATCCTCGCAGCGGCcggtgcggccggcgcactcAAGCCGGGGCCGGCCGCCTTCCTGGCGCCCGAGGGGtgggcggtgcgcaccgcggccAAGCTCGGCACGTTTGCCGAGATGCAAggcgacctcgccgaggccctaTCGCATTATAccgaggcgtacgagcACCTGATGCAAGCGTGCCTCGCCAATACCAAGatcctcgcgccgcggacgAAGCGGTgggccgaggccaaggtgCTCGCAGACACACTATCGTTCAAGATGGTCAAGCTGCACCTGTACAAGCAAGGCGTCACACAGGGCTTGCACCAGTTTACTCGGCACATCCAGcgtgtcgccgagctcagCGCGGGCTGGGGTATTGGGACGACCACGTACGAGTTTTGGAGCTGGCTTGCGAAGCAGTtccagctgctcggcgacctggtGCAGCAGGCAACGCATCCTCCGGATGACACACGCGCCCTCCAACTGGGAGGAGCGCcagccgacgcgctcctctcgGGGCCGGGGACGCACATGTaccacgcggcgctctgcacgatggagcgcgcggcacggtTCCGTGCGGTGTCTGACGAAAAAGCCGAGCTGCCGACGTATGCAAACGAGGCACAGGTGGATcacacggcgctcgtcgtcgagatgctcggctcggcgtACGAGGCGTACCGGCACGcccagctcgtgcgccatGCGCATCTGGCCGCGGCCCGCATCGCACTCGTgtacgccgccgcaggGCTGCACCAGGACGCGCTGCCGtacctcgagcgtgcgctccggtggtaccgccgcgaccgctGGGCCGTGCCCCGCTTCTTGCTGGTCGGCCACACGGCGCAgacggcgctggcgctcgacgataagcgcgctgcgctgccgtACCTCTTGGAGATGGCCCAGCCCGTGCcgaaagaggcgcgcgacgtgcaaCAAAAGAGCATCGCGGCCCTCTTGCCGCTGCTGGCCGGCGCGGACAAAGACGCACCGGccatggcgctcgagcccggcgcagcgggcCTGCTGGACGTACAGGCGACGTTTGCACGCCagacgtcgcgcacggacACTGCAGTGCCTTTTCAGCTGGTATTTACGCCGACGACGGACCTTGCCTCGTTCCATTTTGCGCTCCTCCGCGTCTATGTGTACGGCCGTGCAACACCGCTCTTTtccgtgcgcctcggcggggAAACGCACACGGCAGACCTCGGCACGATTCCGGGCGACGCCACGACCGAGTCGGCCTGCACgctggacgtgcgccgacgTGCTATCCTGACCGGCGCACTGCAGTGCGCCGAGGCTGGTCCCCTGGTCCTGTCCAACACCATCTTTACGCTCGATACCGCGGTTGGCCAGGCGGATCTATCGATTGAcattgcgcgcggcgcgccgcagtgGGTCCTGCCCACCGGCACAATTCCGCTGCCCCCGTGTGCCGAGCCCCGGGGCGTACATATAGAAGCGCCACCGCCCACGCTCGAGATGCAGGTCCCCCCTGCTCTCCTCGCTGGCGAagtcgcgccgctggcgaTCGAAATCGGCGCAccgctcgtgcgcggcgtcatCGTCCTGCCGCCCGAGACGGtcgaggccggcgccgcatTCCTCAAcgaggccggcgagcgcttcgacacggccgagcagccgacgccgcACCAGCACAGACTCGGCGCACAAACGTCCAAGGTCTGgatccgtgcgccgcagtcggcaggcacgctgcgcatccGGCTGTACGGCGTCGCATCGCCAGAGTTGGACGCACTTCCGACGACGCATATCGACCGCCTCATTGCCGTGACACCGGCGTTTGGCGTGCGTGTGCACACACAGTggacgccgggcgccgcgccgcgcgcggggcgccTCACGACCGAGGTGTGTTACCTCGGCCCTACGCCGCTTGTCCTGCACGGTGCCTcggtcgacgccgacggcagcctcgaggcgggtgcgccgcttggCGCAGCGAGTGACGCGCCGTGGGAGACGAACGATACCGCGGTCTGGGTCACGCCGTTCAAGGAGCGCGTAGGTTCGGTGGATggcaccgcgtcgcttGTAATGCGgtggcgccgctcgccggacgcgccgctcgggacgacgcgcctgctcctGGCGTCGCTCACACCGCCTGCTGTGCCGCCGGTGCAGCTCCAGATCCGTGCACCGGGCCGTGCGACGCTCCAGGACGTGGCGACGGTGGAGATTGTGGTGGCCAACTGCAGCTCCCATGCCCGCGATATCCTCGTGGAAGTCGAGCAAGGCGACGCTTTCTTGCTTgcaggtgcgcgccgcaagcacCTCTTCATGCTCATGCCGAACGAGACGCGCACCACGCGTGTACAGCTCATGGCCCGCCACGCTGGACTGCATCCCTTGCCCAAGGTGCGTGCATACGAGCTGCGGCCCCAGAGTGAGCCGATCACACTCGGCGTGCCCTTGCCCGGTGTCCTGGAAGTCGTTTAA
- the ucp12 gene encoding RNA helicase (EggNog:ENOG503NWAW; COG:A): MARKKSAAIKSSGVTSSKAAPLPDWVKGGGPKPPPTTATRDDGSQQLFPPGSKTPLNLMYEKIQKMPGFEKPDVHPRHNKDGFSCVITLRKVNKQDKSNPHTLRMEPLEEGARLKCASALEAKHWAATYVLFRMFNHLSMNRMLPAGPREYWAELEKVKAASAPHESYKWEPDPFEAMQKRDAEREARKKEREVKEAERNDPTKRPMSKAWHRALEVRMAPALRELVEATIRTRMGDVQEDTLVEATAQISMDAPALDKPALERDLTKLGVRAGYIQRVIEWLGNARAKSGDRAALAELQRANPLLSSILSLPNREAAIEYLVLYTPEQDLPPALRPTAAAESFVTSAAKGGDQESLVDRWTLDKLVKVAGFPQAAAAEALRSVRAASDAWSIPDREGAALDVLLRRLVGLESDLDTAVASIASPSEETAQRRADEQSVLAACIDKVTPVPERERITPEDIEMPLGTHDGGQVALRFVGHQASAYLAGGAAFPTVYVTGTSLPAFLRLALTRHAMQCLADADKRGDIYDALQGGESGVLYLVWEELHTVLQDMLDNPPPLDEVMAHLVAPKEAPSDAPARTTSAPRTKAPAIRKMRALARDGSVDTALQSQLSSLHASLKYQESIGPVRESLPAYQARKTLLAAVEKHRVVLVAGETGCGKTTQVPQFLLDDAIQDGRGSVCSIVITQPRRVSAMGVAARVASERGESLDKEVGESATVGYAIRGERRASRNCRLLFSTTGVLLRRLATGSDPALESVSHVIVDEVHERSTDSDFLLLLLRDVLKVNPKLKVILMSATINPETFIEYFGGAPYMHIPGRTFPVQEHYLEDVVRLAQYKSAAPHTTPNPKVDRYITMDNLPEDLVPSARQLVASNRIDYEFLAQTVLLAVRRAEKVDYTGTLHGRAAILVFCPGVGEIRRAMDAIAAQHIDGAVILPLHANLAPSEQRRVFQSVGRNERKIVVSTNVAETSITIPEICYVVDTGRVREAQYDAQASITRLQETWASRAACKQRAGRAGRTMAGECFKLYSHGIEEHVQRPQSIPEMQRTPLEGVVLQVKSIQPDGDVKTFLERAIDPPPMEALAATHQKLVLSGAIEAQKGYSARLTPLGRHLSNLPLDVREGKMLVLGSLFGCVEPILHIVALLASRSIVAAAAQRDEEAQKARAAYVIGNSDLLTDANLYATYLGYRRDRRPMREIKAWCEQLGLSISSLQDIEMTRTTILRSLEELRLVDSAYVKAWRTDGPSWPHKPGRHALDANATNLNLLRALLVASLWPSVARVDQPSAKYNASSSGAVLKEAMAKEVHYFDEHDGRVFLHPGSVLFHATRYKSNYVAVCNKSANATTNKTYLRDATEAPLYALLLFGGPMYVDHNMGGLTISTNGVAGPDAWIKMRASARIGVLCRQLRQLLNMTLEGGVEDPQHLLSAESQQVVKAMIALVTQDGLE; the protein is encoded by the exons ATGGCTCGAAAAaagagcgcggcgatcAAGTCGAGTGGTGTGACGTCGtccaaggcggcgccgctACCTGACTGGGTTAAAGGCGGAGGGCCAAAGCCTCCGCCAACGACCGCCACGCGTGATGATGGGAGCCAGCAGCTCTTTCCGCCTGGCTCAAAGACGCCGCTCAATCTCATGTATGAGAAGATTCAAAAAATGCCTGGGTTTGAGAAGCCGGACGTGCATCCTCGTCATAACAAAGACGGATTTTCGTGCGTGATTACCTTGCGAAAGGTCAACAAGCAGGACAAGTCGAACCCGCATACCCTGCGCATGGAGCCGCTAGAAGAAGGCGCACGGCTCAagtgcgcctcggcgctcgaaGCCAAGCACTGGGCAGCAACCTATGTGCTCTTTCGCATGTTTAACCACCTGAGCATGAACCGCATGCTGCCGGCTGGGCCGCGCGAGTACTGGGCCGAGCTCGAAAAGGTCaaggcggcctcggcgccgcacgaaAGCTACAAGTGGGAGCCGGATCCTTTCGAGGCCATGcagaagcgcgacgcggagcgcgaggccaggaagaaggagcgcgaggtcaaagaggccgagcgcaacgACCCGACCAAGCGGCCTATGAGCAAGGCGTGGCATCGCGCGCTCGAAGTGCGcatggcgccggcgctACGTGAGCTTGTCGAGGCCACCATCCGCACACGGATGGGAGACGTACAGGAAGACACGCTTGTCGAGGCTACGGCGCAGATCTCAATggatgcgccggcgctcgacaagccggcgctcgagcgcgacttgACCAAGCTAGGCGTACGCGCTGGCTATATCCAGCGCGTGATAGAGTGGCTGGGCAATGCGCGCGCCAAGAGCGGCGACCGTgctgcgctggccgagctgcagcgtgctAACCCCCTTCTTTCGTCGATCCTTTCGCTGCCGAACCGCGAAGCGGCAATCGAGTACCTTGTGCTGTATACCCCTGAGCAGGACCTCCCTCCTGCGCTCCGTCCGACCGCCGCAGCCGAGTCGTTTGTGACGAGTGCTGCCAAAGGCGGCGACCAGGAGAGCCTCGTAGACCGCTGGACGCTCGACAAACTCGTCAAGGTCGCCGGATTCCcccaggccgccgcggccgaggcactgcggagcgtgcgtgccgcAAGCGACGCATGGTCGATTCCCGATCGCgaaggcgccgcgctcgatgtcctgctgcgcaggcTGGTCGGTCTAGAGAGCGATCTCGATACAGCAGTCGCGAGTATcgcatcgccgagcgaggaaacggcgcagcgccgtgccgacgAGCAAAGCGTGCTGGCCGCATGCATTGACAAGGTGACGCCTGTgccggagcgcgagcgcattACGCCCGAGGATATCGAGATGCCCCTCGGGACGCACGACGGAGGTCAGGTGGCCCTCCGCTTTGTTGGCCACCAGGCGTCTGCCTacctcgccggcggcgcagcattCCCGACCGTGTATGTTACCGGTACCTCGCTGCCTGCCTTTCTGCGCCTCGCACTGACGCGCCACGCCATGCAGTGCCTTGCGGATGCCGACAAGCGTGGCGATATTTACGATGCTTTGCAGGGTGGCGAGAGCGGTGTACTCTACCTCGTGTGGGAAGAGCTGCATACCGTGCTGCAGGACATGCTCGACAACCCCCCGCCCCTCGACGAGGTAATGGCCCACTTGGTCGCGCCGAAggaggcgccgagcgacgcgccagcCCGGActacctcggcgccgcgcaccaaGGCTCCGGCTATCCGCAAGATGCGTGcccttgcgcgcgacgggTCCGTCGACACCGCGCTGCAGTCGCAGCTGTCGTCGCTGCATGCTTCGCTCAAGTACCAGGAGAGCATCGGGCCAGTACGCGAGTCGCTTCCGGCGTACCAAGCTCGCAAGACGCTTCTAGCTGCCGTTGAGAAGCACCGTGTGGTCCTGGTCGCTGGTGAAACGGGTTGTGGTAAGACGACTCAAGTGCCCCAGTTCCTCTTGGACGATGCTATCCAGGATGGGCGCGGAAGTGTGTGCAGCATTGTCATTACGCAGCCTCGTCGTGTGTCTGCGATGGgtgtcgcggcgcgtgtcgcgtCCGAGCGTGGTGAGTCGCTCGACAAGGAAGTCGGTGAGTCGGCTACGGTCGGCTATGCGATCcgtggcgagcgccgtgcatCGCGTAACTGCCGCCTGCTTTTCTCCACAACCGgtgtgctgctgcgccgccttgcgACCGGCAGCGATCCAGCGCTGGAGAGTGTGTCGCATGTGAttgtcgacgaggtgcacgagcgcagcaccgaCTCGGACTTTTTGCTGCTGCTCCTTCGTGACGTCCTTAAGGTGAACCCAAAGCTCAAGGTGATTCTGATGAGTGCGACAATCAACCCCGAGACGTTTATCGAGTACTttggcggtgcgccgtaCATGCACATTCCGGGCCGCACGTTCCCTGTGCAAGAGCACTATCTCGAGGAtgtcgtgcgcctcgcgcagtaCAAaagtgcagcgccgcataCCACGCCGAATCCCAAGGTTGACCGGTACATTACGATGGACAACCTGCCCGAGGAcctcgtgccgagcgcgcgccagcTTGTCGCTTCGAACCGCATCGACTACGAGTTCCTCGCGCAGACTGTGCTGCTggctgtgcgccgcgcggaaAAGGTCGACTATACCGGAAcgctgcacggccgtgcggcgatCCTCGTCTTTTGCCCAGGTGTGGGCGAGATTCGACGTGCGATGGACGCGATTGCCGCACAGCACATTGATGGCGCTGTTATTCTCCCGCTCCATGCGAACCTTGCGCCCAgcgagcagcggcgtgtcTTCCAGTCGGTCGGCCGCAACGAGCGAAAAATTGTCGTGTCGACGAACGTCGCGGAGACGTCGATTACGATCCCCGAGATTTGCTACGTGGTGGATACgggccgcgtgcgcgaggcgcagtaCGATGCACAAGCGAGTATCACGCGTCTGCAAGAAACgtgggcgtcgcgcgcggcatgcaAGCAGCGTGCGGGTCGTGCAGGCCGTACCATGGCCGGCGAGTGCTTTAAGCTGTACTCGCACGGCATCGAGGAGCATGTCCAGCGCCCCCAGTCCATTCCCGagatgcagcgcacgccgctcgaagGTGTCGTCCTCCAGGTAAAGTCGATTCAGCCGGATGGCGACGTCAAAACgttcctcgagcgagccATCGATCCGCCGCCGATGGAAGCGCTTGCGGCGACGCACCAGAAACTGGTCCTTTCCGGCGCGATCGAAGCGCAAAAAGGGTACTCGGCGCGACTCACACCGCTGGGGCGCCACTTG TCCAATCTCCCGCTCGATGTGCGCGAAGGAAAGatgctcgtgctcggctcgctctTTGGGTGTGTTGAGCCAATCTTGCACATtgtcgcgcttctcgccAGCCGTTCGATCGTggcggcagctgcgcagcgcgacgaggaggcccaaaaagcgcgtgccgcctACGTGATCGGCAATAGCGACCTGCTTACCGACGCAAACCTATACGCAACGTACCTCGGCtaccgccgcgaccgccgcccgaTGCGCGAGATCAAGGCGTGGTGCGAGCAGCTTGGCCTGTCGATTTCGAGTCTGCAGGACATTGAAATgacgcgcacgacgatcctgcgcagcctcgaggagctgcggcTGGTCGACAGTGCATACGTCAAAGCCTGGCGTACGGACGGCCCGTCGTGGCCGCACAAGCCTGGCCGCCATGCGCTGGACGCGAACGCGACGAACCTGAacctgctgcgtgcgctcctcgttGCCTCGCTCTGGCCCTCGGTCGCACGGGTAGACCAGCCCTCGGCAAAGTACAATGCTTCGTCATccggcgccgtgctcaAAGAGGCAATGGCCAAAGAGGTGCACTACTTTGACGAGCACGACGGCCGCGTCTTTTTGCACCCTGGCTCGGTGCTCTtccacgcgacgcgctaCAAGTCGAACTATGTGGCGGTGTGCAACAAGAGTGCGAATGCAACGACCAACAAGACGtacctgcgcgacgcgaccgaggcgccgctctatgcgctgctcctctTTGGTGGGCCGATGTACGTCGACCACAACATGGGCGGCCTGACGATCTCTACGAACGGCGTGGCCGGCCCCGATGCGTGGATCAAaatgcgcgcgagcgcacgtATCGGTGTGCTGTGCCgccagctgcgccagctgctGAATATGACGCTCGAGGGAGGTGTCGAGGACCCCCAGCACCTCTTGTCGGCAGAAAGCCAGCAGGTCGTAAAGGCGATGATTGCGCTGGTAACGCAGGATGGGTTGGAGTAG
- a CDS encoding uncharacterized protein (COG:U; EggNog:ENOG503NZEU) translates to MARGNKGRKAQEKDDKAPAPANSEDKATETTKVEEASADKAPAATEASDAPTEAPEAHDPASEKQAPEATADVPEPVPEAQKSEDDDVDELSSPEPVREEPVDYLLQLNPDERERDLRNQVTSLNAKLVMSFNRVSDLEDDLSIAHNRILAYTTQIAELNKEREQHLFALNTGLLVEKAHVTTEMQRMMDRVLDETAQRGKAESDKTRIEAELEELSASLFNEANKMVAVERLERARAEEKSANLEESLRNTERIMAEQQDMLKSLQAQIEKGASSEEPLAISQHSAPESDALGRSVIHDTVVSINIQPYYEFVAFVEHLRAMQHQLHPYIRMQQKGLDWTTQPFALHASGMGISGVMSPAIGQATPVRHKDYPHLPSSAEQLVQISSQTSLPFIRRAQEEDTDPCLRLNHAPGLNWLSRRQATSAVLDGSLVIEPLFAGGAIDDEAKVRSEYGSLPPAPCALCGMALVNLTPLIMPQTNEPGPQKTSTTRRSIPSLFQSLRRSVASSDMPSPPLENETEIFSQDAEPTTTNLPIPTHYFRVSDSSNKYLVCSHHCLRRLRAVCGFWMFVRTLERAVVLEGKLAPDLVGGTRIADGPEAAPEVGPLDEPDGGAAEAHEAEKASLDAKQERAEEEKEKLDEEAKDEAKDEDEDVFDEAQEETSVDQAAKAEGGKADDAETATDADKADFEAKADEDKSKDETAGETTEKPLDPVSEPPLSPTAVAPSPLPPTLPARPLPPRHSFLVHAEKGTLTWEESLWAEILRLKEAMYKARTGTDLDPVSS, encoded by the coding sequence ATGGCGCGAGGGAATAAGGGGCGCAAAGCCCAAGAGAAGGACGAcaaggcgcctgcgcctgccaACTCCGAGGACAAAGCAACGGAAACGACCAAGGTAGAGGAGGCGAGTGCAGACaaggcgcctgccgcgaccgaggcgagcgatgcgccgacagaggcgcccgaggcacACGATCCAGCCAGTGAGAAgcaggcgcccgaggcgacTGCGGACGTGCCGGAACCTGTGCCAGAAGCGCAAAAGTCTGAAGACGAtgacgtcgacgagctgtcGTCGCCGgagccggtgcgcgaggagccCGTGGACTACCTGCTACAGCTCAACCCAGACGAACGCGAGCGCGATCTGCGCAACCAGGTCACAAGCCTGAACGCAAAGCTTGTCATGTCCTTTAACCGGGTTTCTGACCTAGAGGATGACTTGTCGATTGCGCACAACCGCATCCTCGCGTACACGACCCAGATCGCCGAGCTGAACAAGGAGCGTGAGCAGCacctctttgcgctcaACACGGGTCTGCTTGTCGAGAAGGCACACGTCACGACCGAGATGCAGCGCATGATGGACCGCGTTCTGGATGAaactgcgcagcgcggcaaggCCGAGAGCGACAAGACGCGTATTgaggcggagctcgaggagcttaGCGCATCGCTTTTTAATGAGGCCAACAAGAtggtcgccgtcgagcgcctcgagcgcgcgcgcgcggagGAAAAGAGCGCCAACCTTGAAGAGAGCCTGCGCAATACCGAGCGTATCatggccgagcagcaggaCATGCTCAAGAGCCTCCAGGCGCAAATCGAAAAGGGGGCGAGCAGCGAGGAGCCGCTCGCGATCAGCCAGCACTCTGCGCCCGAGTCTGATGCGCTGGGGCGCAGTGTGATCCACGACACCGTGGTGTCGATCAACATCCAGCCGTACTATGAGTTTGTCGCGttcgtcgagcacctccGTGCCATGCAACACCAGCTCCACCCTTATATTCGTATGCAACAAAAAGGCCTGGACTGGACGACGCAGCCTTTTGCTTTGCACGCATCGGGCATGGGAATCAGCGGTGTGATGAGTCCCGCGATTGGCCaggcgacgccggtgcGACACAAGGACTATCCCCACCTGCCATCGTctgccgagcagcttgtACAGATTTCGAGTCAGACGTCGCTGCCGTTTATccgccgtgcgcaggaAGAGGATACGGATCCGTGTCTGCGCCTCAACCATGCGCCTGGCCTCAACTGGCTGTCGCGCCGCCAGGCGACCAgtgccgtgctcgacggcaGTCTCGTCATTGAGCCTTTgttcgccggcggcgccattgacgacgaggccaaggtgcgcagcgagtaTGGATCGCTCCCTCCAGCGCCATGTGCACTGTGTGGAATGGCGCTCGTCAATCTCACGCCGCTCATTATGCCGCAGACGAATGAGCCCGGCCCGCAAAAGACGagtacgacgcgccgcagcatcCCTTCGCTCTTCcagtcgctgcgccggagcGTCGCCAGCAGCGATATGCCGTCTCCGCCGCTGGAGAATGAGACAGAGATCTTTTCGCAAGACGCGGAGCCGACCACGACAAATCTCCCGATTCCGACGCACTACTTCCGTGTGTCGGACAGCTCGAACAAGTATTTGGTCTGCTCGCATCACtgtctgcgccgcctccgcGCAGTGTGCGGCTTCTGGATGTTTGTGCGGACGCTGGAGCGTGCGGTTGTGCTCGAAGGCAAGCTTGCGCCGGATCTTGTCGGTGGCACGCGCATTGCAGACGGCCCTGAGGCCGCCCCCGAGGTCGGCCCTCTGGACGAGCCGgacggcggtgcggcggaGGCGCACGAAGCCGAGAAagcgtcgctcgacgccaagcaagagcgtgccgaggaaGAGAAGGAGAAGTTGGATGAGGAGGCTAAGgacgaggccaaggacgaggacgaagacgTCTTTGACGAGGCACAAGAAGAGACCTCGGTCGACCAggccgccaaggccgaAGGCGGCAAGgccgacgatgccgagACAGCTACGGATGCAGACAAGGCTGATTTCGAAGCTAAAGCCGACGAGGACAAATCCAAGGACGAGACTGCGGGCGAGACTACGGAGAAGCCTTTGGATCCTGTGTCGGAACCTCCCCTTTCACCCACAGCCGTGGCACCTTCCCCCCTTCCCCCGACTCTtcctgcgcggccgctgccgccgcggcatTCGTTCCTGGTGCATGCCGAGAAAGGCACGCTTACCTGGGAAGAGAGTCTGTGGGCCGAGATTCTTCGCCTCAAGGAGGCCATGTACAAAGCACGGACCGGCACCGACCTGGACCCTGTCTCTTCGTAG